The Mangifera indica cultivar Alphonso chromosome 8, CATAS_Mindica_2.1, whole genome shotgun sequence genome has a window encoding:
- the LOC123222336 gene encoding transcription factor UNE10-like isoform X2 yields MSQCVPSWDLDENPTYPHLSHRSRSNSTAPLDYEVAELTWENGQLAMHGLGPPRVPAKPVATASTTKYNWEKPRASGTLESLVNQATNLPQQRNKQPPFETATINEEIAPWFNQHHRAPVATAADTMTMDALVPCSNRSTERTTTTHVMDAAPKLGGTCVMDCSTRVGSCSGPAATQDEDHQVLLKRARVARVPVAHEWSSRDQSVSGSATFGRDSQHVTHDSYDMDIGADLTSTSMGSPENTSSAKPCTKATTADDHDSVCHSAPQREAGDEGEKNKGIGKSSVSTKRSRAAAIHNQSERKRRDKINQRMKTLQKLVPNSSKTDKASMLDEVIEYLKQLQAQVQMMGRMNMSPMMLPMAMQQQLQMSMMAPMGMGTGIGMGMGMGMGVGVMDINTMNRPNISGMPSVLTNPFMPVTSWDASAAQPAVMTDPLSTFLACQPQPMTMDAYSRMAAMYQQLQQPPASNSKSKE; encoded by the exons ATGAGCCAGTGTGTTCCCAGTTGGGATCTCGATGAAAATCCCACTTACCCTCATCTCTCTCACCGTTCCCGTTCAAATTCCACGGCGCC GTTAGATTATGAAGTAGCAGAGCTAACATGGGAGAACGGCCAGCTAGCCATGCACGGATTAGGACCACCACGCGTACCTGCGAAACCCGTGGCCACCGCTTCAACCACCAAGTACAATTGGGAGAAGCCACGCGCCAGTGGCACTCTCGAGTCTTTAGTCAACCAAGCCACCAACTTGCCACAACAACGCAACAAACAACCCCCATTTGAAACCGCCACCATTAACGAGGAAATCGCGCCTTGGTTTAACCAACACCACCGAGCTCCAGTTGCTACCGCCGCCGACACCATGACTATGGACGCTTTGGTTCCATGCTCAAACCGGTCCACAGAGCGTACCACCACCACGCACGTGATGGATGCGGCGCCAAAGCTTGGTGGCACGTGTGTAATGGATTGCTCTACTCGTGTGGGGTCTTGCAGCGGGCCAGCTGCCACTCAGGATGAAGATCATCAAGTCCTTCTGAAGAGAGCGAGGGTGGCGCGTGTCCCGGTGGCACATGAGTGGAGCAGCAGGGACCAAAGCGTTAGCGGTAGCGCCACGTTTGGAAGGGATAGCCAGCACGTGACTCATGATTCTTATGATATGGACATAGGTGCCGATTTAACTTCTACTTCCATGGGTTCGCCTGAAAACACTAGCTCTGCTAAACCTTGCACCAAGGCCACCACCGCCGATGACCATGACTCTGTTTGTCACAGCGCACCACAG AGAGAAGCAGGTGACGAGGGGGAGAAGAATAAAGGAATTGGGAAATCCTCAGTTTCTACTAAAAGGAGTAGAGCTGCTGCCATTCATAATCAATCTGAACGT AAAAGGAGAGATAAGATTAACCAAAGGATGAAGACACTGCAGAAGCTGGTCCCTAATTCCAGCAAG ACTGATAAAGCTTCGATGCTTGATGAAGTGATTGAGTATCTAAAACAACTGCAAGCTCAAGTTCAAATGATGGGTCGAATGAACATGTCACCGATGATGTTGCCAATGGCAATGCAACAACAGCTTCAAATGTCAATGATGGCTCCGATGGGAATGGGAACGGGAATAGGAATGGGGATGGGAATGGGGATGGGAGTTGGTGTCATGGACATCAACACCATGAACCGTCCCAACATCAGTGGGATGCCTTCTGTTCTTACTAATCCTTTCATGCCTGTCACTTCCTGGGATGCCTCAGCGGCACAACCAGCTGTTATGACTGATCCTTTATCCACATTCCTCGCCTGCCAACCTCAG CCAATGACCATGGATGCTTATAGCAGAATGGCTGCAATGTACCAGCAGCTGCAACAACCTCCGGCTTCAAATTCTAAGAGCAAAGAATAA
- the LOC123222336 gene encoding transcription factor UNE10-like isoform X1, whose protein sequence is MSQCVPSWDLDENPTYPHLSHRSRSNSTAPYVSMLDYEVAELTWENGQLAMHGLGPPRVPAKPVATASTTKYNWEKPRASGTLESLVNQATNLPQQRNKQPPFETATINEEIAPWFNQHHRAPVATAADTMTMDALVPCSNRSTERTTTTHVMDAAPKLGGTCVMDCSTRVGSCSGPAATQDEDHQVLLKRARVARVPVAHEWSSRDQSVSGSATFGRDSQHVTHDSYDMDIGADLTSTSMGSPENTSSAKPCTKATTADDHDSVCHSAPQREAGDEGEKNKGIGKSSVSTKRSRAAAIHNQSERKRRDKINQRMKTLQKLVPNSSKTDKASMLDEVIEYLKQLQAQVQMMGRMNMSPMMLPMAMQQQLQMSMMAPMGMGTGIGMGMGMGMGVGVMDINTMNRPNISGMPSVLTNPFMPVTSWDASAAQPAVMTDPLSTFLACQPQPMTMDAYSRMAAMYQQLQQPPASNSKSKE, encoded by the exons ATGAGCCAGTGTGTTCCCAGTTGGGATCTCGATGAAAATCCCACTTACCCTCATCTCTCTCACCGTTCCCGTTCAAATTCCACGGCGCCGTATGTCTCTAT GTTAGATTATGAAGTAGCAGAGCTAACATGGGAGAACGGCCAGCTAGCCATGCACGGATTAGGACCACCACGCGTACCTGCGAAACCCGTGGCCACCGCTTCAACCACCAAGTACAATTGGGAGAAGCCACGCGCCAGTGGCACTCTCGAGTCTTTAGTCAACCAAGCCACCAACTTGCCACAACAACGCAACAAACAACCCCCATTTGAAACCGCCACCATTAACGAGGAAATCGCGCCTTGGTTTAACCAACACCACCGAGCTCCAGTTGCTACCGCCGCCGACACCATGACTATGGACGCTTTGGTTCCATGCTCAAACCGGTCCACAGAGCGTACCACCACCACGCACGTGATGGATGCGGCGCCAAAGCTTGGTGGCACGTGTGTAATGGATTGCTCTACTCGTGTGGGGTCTTGCAGCGGGCCAGCTGCCACTCAGGATGAAGATCATCAAGTCCTTCTGAAGAGAGCGAGGGTGGCGCGTGTCCCGGTGGCACATGAGTGGAGCAGCAGGGACCAAAGCGTTAGCGGTAGCGCCACGTTTGGAAGGGATAGCCAGCACGTGACTCATGATTCTTATGATATGGACATAGGTGCCGATTTAACTTCTACTTCCATGGGTTCGCCTGAAAACACTAGCTCTGCTAAACCTTGCACCAAGGCCACCACCGCCGATGACCATGACTCTGTTTGTCACAGCGCACCACAG AGAGAAGCAGGTGACGAGGGGGAGAAGAATAAAGGAATTGGGAAATCCTCAGTTTCTACTAAAAGGAGTAGAGCTGCTGCCATTCATAATCAATCTGAACGT AAAAGGAGAGATAAGATTAACCAAAGGATGAAGACACTGCAGAAGCTGGTCCCTAATTCCAGCAAG ACTGATAAAGCTTCGATGCTTGATGAAGTGATTGAGTATCTAAAACAACTGCAAGCTCAAGTTCAAATGATGGGTCGAATGAACATGTCACCGATGATGTTGCCAATGGCAATGCAACAACAGCTTCAAATGTCAATGATGGCTCCGATGGGAATGGGAACGGGAATAGGAATGGGGATGGGAATGGGGATGGGAGTTGGTGTCATGGACATCAACACCATGAACCGTCCCAACATCAGTGGGATGCCTTCTGTTCTTACTAATCCTTTCATGCCTGTCACTTCCTGGGATGCCTCAGCGGCACAACCAGCTGTTATGACTGATCCTTTATCCACATTCCTCGCCTGCCAACCTCAG CCAATGACCATGGATGCTTATAGCAGAATGGCTGCAATGTACCAGCAGCTGCAACAACCTCCGGCTTCAAATTCTAAGAGCAAAGAATAA
- the LOC123224214 gene encoding cyclin-U2-1-like, producing the protein MPQTDATPLRIDSISSLTYILTIKSLSKPSLSSTEKPNPPFFSLQSLSLLMASSALTISPRKLRSDVYSYSYQNDSNTPLVISVLASLIERNMARNERIAKNCTWALSKDMRTRVFDCHEIPDMATQSYLERIFRYTRAGPSIYLVAYIYIDRFCQANPGFRINARNVHRLLITTIMVASKYVEDMNYRNSYFARVGGIATNELNKLELDFLFLMGFKLHVNVSVFESYCCHLEREVSIGGGYHIERTLRCAGEIKSRQNEEKRFSQIARIML; encoded by the exons ATGCCCCAAACCGACGCTACTCCGCTAAGAATCGATTCAATTTCATCTCTAACCTACATCCTTACTATAAAATCCTTGTCAAAACCTTCGTTGTCCTCAACTGAAAAACCCAACCCcccatttttctctcttcagtCGCTTTCACTACTAATGGCTTCATCTGCTCTTACGATTTCTCCAAGAAAGCTCCGATCAGATGTTTACTCGTATTCTTATCAGAATGATTCAAACACTCCATTGGTAATATCAGTTCTTGCCTCTCTAATTGAGAGGAATATGGCCAGGAATGAAAGAATTGCGAAAAACTGTACGTGGGCATTGTCGAAAGACATGAGAACTCGAGTTTTTGATTGCCATGAGATACCAGACATGGCAACTCAATCTTATCTCGAGAGAATCTTCAGATACACTCGCGCCGGACCATCAATTTACCTTGTTGCTTATATTTATATCGATCGCTTTTGTCAGGCCAATCCAGGATTTCGAATCAATGCCAGAAATGTACATAGACTTCTCATCACAACGATCATGGTGGCTTCTAAATATGTAGAGGACAT GAATTACAGAAACTCATACTTTGCTCGAGTTGGGGGAATTGCAACAAATGAGTTGAACAAATTGGAGCTCGACTTTCTGTTCTTGATGGGTTTCAAATTGCATGTGAATGTGAGCGTTTTTGAGAGCTATTGTTGTCATTTGGAAAGAGAAGTGAGCATTGGAGGAGGCTATCATATAGAGAGGACATTGCGGTGTGCTGGAGAAATCAAGTCAAggcaaaatgaagaaaaaagattCAGTCAAATCGCTCGTATTATGTTGTAA